In the Cellvibrio sp. KY-GH-1 genome, CCGTCGGCTATCAAGTGGCTATGGCCATTATGGCGGCGGTGGGCGCGGCCATGTTCTTGTTCTGCTATTTCAACACTACCGAGCGAGTGGCGCATGTGGTGGAGCATCAACCGCTGCTCACCCAGTTTTTGCAATTACTAAAAAATGATCAGTGGTTAATTTTGTTCGCTGTGTGCATCACCGGTACCATTGGTTATGTGATTCGCGGTTCTGTAGCTATCTATTACGCAAAATACTATTTAGGTGGCGACGATGCCACTGTGTCCGCATTTATTTCTACCGGTGTTGTCGCAGCAATTTTGGCGATGATTGCCTCCACCTGGATTACCAAATTTTTCTGCAAGATTAATTTGTTTCGCTATACCCAGTTGCTGGTGGCGGCATTAAGCCTTGCGATTTATTTCTTGGTGGGTCGCGATGATCTGGTGCTGGCGTTTGTACTTTATTTCCTTTTGTCGTTTGTGGTGGATCTGCATGCGCCTGTGTTCTGGTCGATTATTTCCGAAACCATTGACTATGGTCAGGTGAAAAACGGCAAGCGCGTTTCCGGATTTGCTTACGGTGGAATTTCAGTGGGGCAGAAGGCGGGTATGGGTGTCGCCGGCTTAATGGTGGGTTGGCTGCTGACCTATTTCCAATATGTTCCCAATCAGGAACAGTCAGATGTTTCATTAATGGGAATCGCGCTCATGCTGTCGATTATTCCCGGATTTTTCCATGCGCTAATGGGACTGTTGATGTTTTTGTATCGCATCAACGACGGGTATTACGCAGGCCTTAAAAATACAATGCGTGCTAAAGGTTATATTGCAGAGCATTGATTTGTAGGTTGGTGGTGAGCTTGCGAACCCCAACACGTCCATCTTGCAACGACTGCCGCAAGCCGGAATATATATTTAATCGGGTTTTGGTTTGTGCAGGTACATTGTCATGTTGGGGTTAGTTCCTCAGGCTACGTGCCCCGCCACAACCTACATTAAGAATTAAATAGAAAGTTTGGAGAGAAATTGTGAGTGAATTATTAAAACCTTTAATCCCTCAGCGTGCAGATCCATTTGTGTACAAACACACCGATGGTTACTACTACTTTACGGCGTCTGTACCGAAATACGATCGCATTGAATTGCGCCGCGCAAAAACCATTGCGGAGTTGGCCACTGCACAAACCGTAGATGTATGGCACAAGCCGGACACTGGCCCATACA is a window encoding:
- a CDS encoding MFS transporter, with translation MQTQPASASALSLREKIGFGAGDMALNVVISSMMLIITFYYTDIFGLSPIDMGILFFTVKVVGAISDLVMGQLTDRFTFLQGRYRPWLFWLAIPYAVSVFFVFTTPNWEYDAKLIWAYSTYIMMTLITSGVGIPYISLPSALTSDPKEKLSANGYRLFLAKIGAFMVAAVVPVVAGLWDDKSVGYQVAMAIMAAVGAAMFLFCYFNTTERVAHVVEHQPLLTQFLQLLKNDQWLILFAVCITGTIGYVIRGSVAIYYAKYYLGGDDATVSAFISTGVVAAILAMIASTWITKFFCKINLFRYTQLLVAALSLAIYFLVGRDDLVLAFVLYFLLSFVVDLHAPVFWSIISETIDYGQVKNGKRVSGFAYGGISVGQKAGMGVAGLMVGWLLTYFQYVPNQEQSDVSLMGIALMLSIIPGFFHALMGLLMFLYRINDGYYAGLKNTMRAKGYIAEH